In one window of Henckelia pumila isolate YLH828 chromosome 1, ASM3356847v2, whole genome shotgun sequence DNA:
- the LOC140871446 gene encoding uncharacterized protein yields MDFKRRIPDTLGNLAFLLNLDLSRNKLDGRIPDSLGNLTSLSYLYLSNNILEGRIPDSFGNLATLLELHVSYNNLDGRIPDSFGNLTSLSYFSLSRNILEGRIPNFLGNLASLLHLDLSYNKLDGRIPSALGNLVSLTYMDLHENKLEKRIPESFGNLTSLVRLDLSSNMLEGGIPVTMRNMTKLSDLDLSNNMFQGRIPNSLGNLVSLSSLDLSNNMFEGSIPDAFWTLSSLSHLNISNNKIFDSFPKNSSSLSSIDMSHNQIFGHVPDLSSNFPELRTLDLSFNEFNGWVPHFPPILETLNLRKNKISGKLNGICSDINISDTDPYTLALLNVSDNLLSGELPTCLHNFVSLQYLNLANNNLSGDVG; encoded by the exons ATGGATTTCAAGC GTCGGATTCCAGACACTTTAGGAAATCTAGCATTTCTTCTCAATCTTGATCTCTCCCGCAACAAGCTGGATGGTAGGATTCCTGATTCTTTGGGGAATTTGACGTCTCTTTCTTATCTCTATCTCTCCAACAACATTCTTGAAG gtCGGATTCCTGACTCTTTCGGAAATCTAGCAACTCTTCTCGAGCTCCATGTCTCCTACAACAACCTGGATGGCAGGATTCCTGATTCTTTCGGGAATTTAACGTCTCTTTCTTATTTCTCTCTCTCCCGTAACATTCTTGAAG GTCGGATTCCTAACTTTTTGGGAAATCTAGCATCTCTTCTCCATCTGGATCTCTCGTACAACAAGCTAGATGGCAGGATTCCTAGTGCTTTAGGGAATTTGGTGTCCCTTACCTATATGGACCTCCACGAAAACAAGCTTGAGAAGAGGATTCCTGAATCTTTCGGGAATTTGACGTCTCTTGTTCGGCTTGATCTCTCCTCTAACATGCTTGAAG GTGGGATTCCAGTTACTATGCGGAATATGACAAAGCTTTCAGATCTTGATCTCTCAAATAACATGTTTCAAGGAAGGATACCTAACTCTTTAGGAAATTTGGTGTCCCTTTCATCTCTTGATCTCTCAAATAACATGTTTGAGGGAAGTATTCCTGATGCTTTCTGGACTCTGTCATCTCTATCTCATCTAAACATTTCGaataacaaaatttttgatagttTTCCGAAGAATTCGAGTAGTTTGAGTTCTATAGATATGTCGCACAATCAAATTTTTGGCCATGTACCTGATTTATCGTCCAACTTTCCTGAGCTTCGTACATTGGACTTGAGCTTCAACGAGTTTAATGGTTGGGTACCACATTTCCCTCCAATTTTAGAAACTCTGAATCTAAGAAAAAACAAGATTTCCGGGAAGTTGAATGGAATTTGCAGCGATATCAATATTTCTGATACAGACCCATATACGTTAGCGCTACTTAATGTTTCGGACAACCTACTATCAGGCGAGCTTCCTACTTGTTTGCATAATTTTGTATCACTCCAGTATCTTAATTTGGCAAACAATAATTTGTCGGGTGATGTGGGATAA